One region of Leptospira fainei serovar Hurstbridge str. BUT 6 genomic DNA includes:
- a CDS encoding SCO family protein, which produces MEPEGKIERFRITKLTLGIIGSVVPLVLLHLYSLSSDSYLSREAALDPIFFENRNRPKTPENSIFFGKQSLVYFGYLRCKSVCHGTISKFKKILNDSQSESLQIVLISLDPENESSDSWRNYFSDVPQRRIRILKPESSEQSFRLASLFGDRIIRNPITLEIEHLDVMFWVDEEAKIRSLFPNFSQSKMFSPEFKRLISLK; this is translated from the coding sequence TTGGAACCTGAGGGAAAAATTGAAAGATTTCGAATTACCAAATTGACCTTGGGAATAATCGGCTCGGTTGTTCCGTTAGTTCTCCTGCACCTCTATTCGCTTTCCTCCGATTCATATTTGAGTAGAGAAGCGGCTTTGGACCCGATTTTCTTCGAAAATCGGAATCGCCCGAAAACTCCGGAGAATTCCATTTTTTTTGGGAAACAGAGTCTTGTATATTTCGGTTACCTACGCTGTAAGTCGGTTTGTCATGGAACTATCTCTAAATTTAAAAAAATCCTGAACGACTCCCAAAGCGAGTCTCTGCAAATCGTTTTAATCAGTCTGGATCCGGAAAACGAATCTTCGGACAGTTGGCGGAATTACTTCTCTGATGTGCCACAGCGCAGAATAAGAATTTTAAAGCCGGAAAGTTCCGAACAATCCTTTCGATTAGCAAGCTTATTTGGAGATCGAATCATCAGAAACCCAATCACACTTGAAATAGAACATCTCGACGTTATGTTCTGGGTCGATGAAGAGGCAAAAATAAGAAGTCTTTTTCCTAATTTTTCACAAAGTAAGATGTTTAGTCCTGAATTTAAAAGACTAATATCGTTAAAATAA
- a CDS encoding methyl-accepting chemotaxis protein, whose protein sequence is MQASEANSFRLIAQTQFDQEIEKVDRFFYILLLSHIPVVFLFSIKFGSWKFVAVSSIFITISATIGFLLLRGHYSLRFLNSILIMLWSAVLIQSQYGSIEMHFHIFGALAFLLLYRDWKALLPGALYIAVHHGLLSYCQSINAKAFDMPLVIFNYGYGWDIVFTHAIFVVFETGILIYYAIRFKKEFIDQAENFLALSDLRKNNHSIQAEVRDRSQSVNQILENLVISSGFVAEKTTDQANSLEEVNSGMNEISDSILNISASALNQIQATQALGSSFQNLEESFGKMKDQLLSTQNLFETTWNHARESEKSLQAIEKSIERIETSSSETAAKLGTITDIADKVNLLALNASIEAARAGEHGRGFAVVADEISKLADQTGRTIKEIFRLVKNGKEEMSKNTEIVQTGTKTISLILSDVDSVRESLNKFVSILGIQSEAITTVSAAQGKVDQIAGIIRHATEEEKKELEEIRILLDKIQSFNSFISHQASASADQTKECKELSTSLQRKVEEFQA, encoded by the coding sequence ATGCAAGCATCCGAAGCCAACTCATTTCGCTTAATCGCACAAACGCAATTCGATCAAGAAATCGAAAAAGTCGATCGTTTTTTCTATATATTATTATTATCTCACATACCTGTTGTGTTCTTATTCTCCATTAAGTTCGGATCTTGGAAATTTGTCGCTGTCTCTTCGATATTCATTACGATATCGGCCACGATCGGCTTTCTATTATTGCGAGGACATTACTCGCTGCGGTTTTTAAATTCGATTCTGATCATGCTTTGGTCGGCGGTTTTGATACAATCTCAGTATGGAAGCATAGAGATGCACTTCCATATTTTTGGAGCGCTCGCCTTTTTACTGCTCTACAGAGATTGGAAAGCGCTATTGCCGGGGGCTTTGTACATCGCCGTCCATCACGGACTGCTTTCCTACTGTCAGAGCATCAATGCAAAAGCATTCGATATGCCGTTAGTAATATTCAATTATGGTTATGGTTGGGATATAGTTTTCACTCATGCTATATTTGTCGTGTTTGAAACAGGCATTTTAATTTACTATGCGATCAGGTTTAAAAAGGAATTCATAGATCAGGCCGAAAATTTTTTAGCGTTAAGTGATTTAAGAAAGAATAATCATTCGATTCAGGCGGAGGTTCGAGATAGGTCGCAATCCGTTAATCAAATTCTGGAAAATTTGGTTATTAGCTCGGGTTTTGTAGCGGAGAAAACCACGGATCAAGCAAATAGTTTGGAAGAAGTCAATTCCGGTATGAACGAAATTTCCGATTCTATATTGAACATTTCCGCATCCGCGCTCAATCAAATTCAAGCGACCCAAGCTCTCGGTTCGTCTTTTCAGAATCTCGAAGAAAGCTTCGGCAAAATGAAAGACCAATTACTTTCCACTCAAAATTTATTTGAAACTACCTGGAACCATGCTAGAGAATCGGAAAAGAGTTTGCAGGCGATTGAAAAATCGATCGAGAGAATCGAAACTAGCTCGTCCGAGACCGCCGCGAAGTTAGGCACGATTACCGACATAGCGGATAAGGTGAATTTATTAGCTTTAAATGCATCGATTGAGGCCGCGAGAGCGGGAGAACATGGAAGAGGCTTTGCGGTAGTCGCGGATGAAATTTCAAAGCTAGCTGATCAAACCGGCCGAACGATCAAAGAGATTTTTCGCTTGGTTAAAAATGGAAAGGAGGAGATGTCTAAGAACACGGAGATTGTTCAAACAGGAACAAAAACGATTTCCTTAATTTTATCGGATGTCGATTCAGTCCGTGAAAGTTTAAATAAGTTCGTCTCTATTTTAGGAATTCAATCGGAAGCAATAACTACCGTCTCTGCGGCACAAGGAAAGGTGGATCAAATAGCGGGAATAATTCGACATGCGACGGAAGAGGAAAAGAAAGAGCTAGAGGAAATACGGATTCTACTAGACAAAATACAGTCTTTCAATTCCTTTATTTCGCATCAGGCCTCGGCGTCTGCCGATCAAACGAAAGAATGCAAGGAATTAAGCACCTCCCTGCAAAGAAAGGTAGAAGAATTCCAAGCATAA